CGCGTCGAAGAGGAAGATCGGTGCGCAATCGGCCGTATGAATCCCGAGCACGACTTCGCTCTCCCGCGTCGCGATGGCGTCCCCAAGCGGCGGAGGGTCTGGCGTCCCGCCCCATGCATCCGGATCGAGGATGACGCAGTGGTTCGTGTGCCGCTGCCGCAAGGTGAGCAATGGACGATGCGCCAAGCCCATGGCCGAGAGGAATTGCGCGAACGCGCGCCCACCGTCTTCAGATCGCGCGCTCGCGATCGGCGGTCCGCCCTGTGACACCATGTCCGGCGCGCCTTGAAAAGATAGGGCGCTTGCGGCATGCTCTTGCCTCTGCCGCGTGCTCGTGGCGACGAGCACGCCGAGGGAGAGAAGGGGAACGCAGACGAGAGCTGAGAGACCGTCGGTCGTTCGGAGTTGAAAATCGCGCATGATCGTTGGCATCGGCATAGACATCGTTGAGATCGCGCGCATTGAGGCCGCGATCGCGAGATTCGGTGAGCGCTTTCTTCGGCGCGTCTTCACGCCAGCGGAGATCGCCTACTGTCAGCGATCCGCGCATCCGGCCGAACGCTTCGCCGCGCGCTTCGCCGCCAAAGAAGCAGCGCTCAAGGCCCTCGGCACCGGCAAACGCGGCGGCATTCGCTGGCATGACGTGGAGATTTTACCATCTCCGAGCGGTCAACCCCGAATCGAGTTTCACGCCGGCGCGCACGAACGTCTGCGTGCGCTCGGCGGACAGCGCGCGCATGTCTCCCTGACGCACGGGCGCGATCTGGCCATCGCCCAGGTCATCATCGAGGGATGAGACCTGAGGACAATGCCTCGCTCTCGGGAGAGGCGCAGAGATTGACGGGGATGAACGCGCGCCCACTCTGAGCTTGGCCTTGGAGCCGTCTCGTCTATCCTCGTGGCACGTAGTAGCCGCGCCGTGTGCGTACAGTGACGCCTGTTCGCGCGACGCGCACTTCGATGCGGCGCCATCGTCCGTCGCGTCGCTCCCATGTCGGGTAATAGCCGAGCGTGTACTGGTGGCCCAACTCTTGAACGATGGCCTGGAACGTCGCGTACATCTGGGCCCCGCCAGGATCGCGGATATAACGTCCGCCCGTTTGCTCGCTCAAAGTGCGCAAAGCCATGCGAGCGCGCACGACGTCAGCCGCCGAAGCGGACGCCTCATCCATGAGGTCCACGGCATAGATGGTCACATTCGCGGCCAGCGCTTCTCGAAGCGCGTCATCAAGCGATGCGCGGCTGGCCGTATCCGCTCCATCGGAGAGCAGCAGGATGGCGCGTCGCTTCTCCGGACGTTCGGCCAAGTCACGAGCGGCGCGCACCAAGCAGTCGTAGAGCGCCGTATACCCCTCGGCCTTCAGGCTCCAAATTTCTGGCTCGATCTCAGGATACGCGCCGAAGGGTTGAATCTGCGCGAATTGAGTGGCGAAGGCATAGAGGGCGAAGACGTCGTTCTCGCGCAGACCTTGAACGAAGCTGCGCGCTGCCGCTCGGGCGATCCGCAGCATGCGCTCCATACTCCCGCTGACGTCCAGCAGAATGGCTACGGCGAAGGGCGTCTCCTCGGCACTGAAGTGCGCGATCGGCTGCGGGCGCCCATCTTCGAGGATCGTGAAGTCGCGCTCGCTCAGTCTGGAGACATAGCGACCGTCGCCCCCCGTCACCGTGACGTTCATCAGTACCAGTGGAGCTTCCAAGCGAATGACGGGCTCTTGCTCGGGACGTTGCGCTCTCGCCGAGCTGAACGCAAGCGCCATGAGGATGAGCGCACTCCCTATGCGCATCTCACGTCCCCCGATCCGTGCGCGCATGCTGGCGCAAGTAGCGGGCTAGCCGCACGATCTCATCCGCACGCTCCATGACTTCGACCGAAATGACATATGCCGTGAGCGCTTTCACCGCGTCGTGCAACCGTTCGGCCGATTCGCGCAATCGTGCGAGCGCGCGCGCCGGATCTTCGGGCAACGGCTCCCGGGGAGACAGATCGCCAGCCCCGCTGATGGAGCGAATGCGACGGGCGAAACGTTCGATCTCTTGCAATAACTCCTCCGAGCGTCGGGAGTGATGGCGTTTCTCCCATTGTTCGCTCAACTCCCGCGCTCGCTTCAGGAGCTGCTCCGATGCCTCGACAGCGCGGCGATGCTCGGCCTTTCGATGTTCGATCGCCGCGCGGTCTAGAAGCTCTTGCTCCGGATCCGTGAGTGGATCGCGAGAAGCCGATTCCGGCTCTCTCTTCTCCTGCGAACGTTGAGCCTCCGCACTGGAAGGCGTTGGGGGTTTTTGGGAGGACGGCGTCGAAGACGCTTGGGATGAATGCCCCCGTGGTGCATGATCGCGGGCCTCAATCCATAGAGCGCTTCCTCTTGGGAGCGAGAGGACCAGGCTCACTCCCACAATTCCATACCACACTCGTGTCACGATCCTCAGTCGGTCCATTTCGCTCACGGTCCTACGATGCTTGCTGGTGGAACCGTCGTCCCTTCGGGGACGCGGGCTCCGGCCAATACGATCGCCCGCGCGCCGATCCGAACCCCTCGCCCGAGGCTCGTCGCTCCAACAGCGGAAGCGGCGATATGCGCCCCATTCTCGATGTGCACGTCATCCCCGATCTCGATGGTGCCGCGATCGTCCAAAGTCACATCGTTCTCGATCGTGACGTTCTCGCCGATCGCGATCTGATAACCATAGCGCCATCGCAGCCCACGATGACACACGAAATTCGCTCCGACGCGCGCGAAGATGTACGGCGCGAGGATGCGGCGCAAGCGTTGTCCCACGTGCGCATTCAGTCCCAATGGCGAGCTGTCGAACACCTGCCAGAACCAGATGAGCGGCTTCCGCTCGGCGTACTTCTGCTGGTCTACGTCCGGACTCCCCTCGGCCTCTAATGTCACGTTCCGCGGATCGAAACACGCGATCATCGCGCGTGCGGCGATTGGAAATGTGTAATCGCCGAGCTTCTGGAAGTTCGGAGCTTCGGCCAAGTAGAGCTCATAGAGCAAATCGCGCACGATCTCATTGCGATCGAGTCGCGAATCGGCCAGCTTCTCTTCAACACGGGCGAGGAAGTCCTCGAAGATCGTCTCGATGAGTCCAACAGGACGTCCGACTTTGTACTCCGACATGCTCCCTACTCCCTCGGTTCGGATGAATTCCCTCTCTAGCATAGCACGATGGACAGGCGTGTCAATGCGAGGCCGAGTATAATGTGACGGTTTGAAACGACGGACGAAGTCGAGGAGGTTCGAGTATGAACATTCCGCTCGGCGCTTCGGGGACTAAGACGTGGACAGTGACGCGGGAGTTAACGATCGCGCGCCTGGATGCTCGCCTCCCGGAGGCCTTCGCGACGCCGATGATGATCTACCTAATGGAGATCGCGGCGGCCGAGGCGATCCAGCCCTATCTCCCGAGCGGATGGATTTCGGTTGGCGTCTCCGTATCGGTGCGGCATCTGGCGGCAACGCCGACGGGGATGAGGGTGACGGCCCGCGCGGAAGTCATCGCGGTGGATGAGCGTACGGTCACCTTCGCCATCGAAGCGTATGATGAGCGGGAGAAGATCGGCGAGGGCACGCACGTGCGCGCGCCAGTGGAGTTGGCGCGCTTCCTTCAGCGGCTCACCCAGAAGGCCGGGACTTCGGGCGAAGGCTTCCGCGAGGATCACGCCGAAAGCGCGTAAGCCGGGGACTCATCGCCGCAGGCCTTCGAGCTTATGCTGTTCGCTGGCGCTCGGATGGCAGACCATACAGGAGGCTTGGCCTCGCTCCTCAAAGTCGGAGACCAAGGCGTAGGTCAGGCCGCGATCTGACCAAGAGAGGACTTTCCATCCGTTGATCTCCTCGAAATGGAAGACTAGGCCCTGGGAGCGAATCTCTTCGCCCCCAGAAGGACGGGCGACCGTCTCCGAGGTGACCAATAGCGAGATCGGGCGATTGCGCATGCGGTAGGTGATATAGGCTGCGTAGTCATTTTTGAATCCTACCAAGCGCGCGCCTTCCAGTTGATAGGGCTTCGGCTGGCCGGGGAGTTCGCGAAAGCTCGGGAGCTTCAGGTTGAAGGGGACCTTATCAGCGAACCAGGCCGAGATCTCTTCAGGGGACTGACTGAGAATCTCAAGCGGGAGTTGTCCGCGCACCCAGCGTTGGTGCGTGTCCACGGCCAAAAGGGCAAATTCCGAACGGCGGTTCCCGGGATCAGCCCATGAGCGACGGACGCTATCGTAGACGTAGGCCCGGAAGACAAACACCGCCAGGACCACGGCGACTACGCCGAGCGCCCATGCGAAGACGCGCATGCGGGATCCGGATGGGCGCGCCCACAACTGCTCGATGTGCCTGCGGACTCCCTCGGGCACGGTGTAGAGCGGCCGCGCGTGCGCGAGCAGGGCCATGAAGCGCTGCTCGCGCTCCAAGCGCACGCGGCATTCTGCGCATTGGGCGACGTGCTCCTCGAATCGCTGGCGCTCTTCGCCTTCCAACTCCTCGTCCAGATACAGCTCGATCAGATGGACGATGTGTTCACTCATAGGCCTCTCCTGCTCCGCGAATCCTCTTACTCGCCGTATGCCCCTCTTCTTTCGGCACATTCACAGTGCCCACCACGTGATGATTCAATCGTTTCCGCAACTCGGCGCGAGCGCGACTGATGCGCGACATGACCGTCCCTGCCGGACAGCCGATGATTGCGGCGATCTGGCTGTAGCTGAATCCCTCCAGGAATCGCAAGACGATGACCTCGCGATAGACGGCGGGCAGACTCTCAATAGCGTGGCGAATCTCCTGTCCGAGGGAACGTTGTTCGTGCATGACATCCGGACGATGTCGTTCGTCGGCGAGAGGGCGCCCCCTCATTCCCTCATCCTCCTCTTTAACGTCCAGTTCCTCGGTATCCTGCTGTCGCCGCTTTCGCCGCTGGTCGTTGATCCAGATGTTCCGCATGATCGTGAAGAGCCAAGCCTTGACATCGCCGGTCGGCAATCTCTGGGCCGCACCACGAAACGCGCGAAGATACGTCTCCTGCACCAAATCCTCCGCCTCCGTTCGGTCTCGCGTGAGCGCCATGGCGAAGTTGTACAGTCCCTCCAAATATTCCAGGGCTTGGCGCTCGAATTCGCGCTCGGCGTGATTCTGCGCTCGCCATCGCCGAATCATCGTCAACCCTCGCCGCGAGAGCGCTCTCGGACGCTCGGCGCAAGCGTCATCGCTGCTCGCTCACTGAGAGAACACACTCGAGCGCGCCATTTATTCCCCGCGATTCCAAGGCTTCAGGGAATGGTGATCTCGACCTGGTTCGACTCGGCTACATTCCCGGCATTGTCGAAGACGCGGATCAGGAAATAATACGTGCGCCGTGGGAGGTCCAGGGGAAGCGTCCAGGTTTCGATCGTCCCCGCCGGTTGCGGACGCGGTGGATCTTTGACCCGAGTGGCGAAGCGCAACGTGCTCGTCGTGATTGGCGACACGCTGTAACGAATATCGTAGAAAGCGGCCTGCCCCACGCGATCGTCATCTCCGGTCGCCGTCCAAGTGAGCGCGAGTGAAGCGGCACCGCTCATGAGACGCAAATCGGTAATCGGGGCTGGTGGGACCTCATCTCGATCGAGGGCGCGAAAGGCATTCACTCGTCCACCGGAGACGAGTTTCCCGGCCAGCTCTGGGATCCGATCGACGTTGGCCAGAAGGCGGACTTTCACCTGAATCGGCGCACTTTCGGGATAAGCCGAGTAGATCAACGCGGCGATACCGCTCACGATGGCCGTCGCTTGAGAGGTCCCATTCCCAGTGATGGTGCCACTGCTGCGTCCCAGCTCCGCCGAAAGATTCCGCGTCGTGAGGCCAAGGATCGCTACGCCCGGTGCCCCGATGTCCACGTTCACCCGCCCGTAGTTAGAAAAAGAAGCGAGCTGATTGAACCGATCCGTGGCCGCCACGGCGACGACGTTGTCAAGCCGCGTCGTGAGATACGAAGGGAGATAGGAGGCGACGTCGTTGTTTTGCCCATCGTTTCCAGCCGCAGCAAGGGCAATAAGGCCTGCGTCGTTGGCCGCGCTCAACGCGCGTTCGAGTCCAAGGCTCGTTCCCGGTCCGCCGAAGCTCATGTTGAGGACGCGCACGCCAAAGGGAGCCATCGTCACAGCGTAGTTCACGGCTTGGATGATCGCGGACGTCGGAAAATTCCCTCGTTCGTCTCCTGCTTTCAACGGAAGGAGGCGACTGCCCCAACTGACGCCGGCGATATCCAGGGCATTGTTGGTCTCGGCGGCTGCCAGGCTGCACATCCACGTCCCGTGTCCATTCTCATCGTCGGGCTCATTATCTCGGCGGATGAAGTCCCATCCGGAGACGTCGTCCACGAAGCCGTTGCGATCATCGTCCACGCCGTTGTTAGGGATCTCTCCGGGATTGACAAACAGCTTCCGCGCGAGATCGGGATGCGTGGCGTCAATGCCAGTGTCGATGACGGCGATGACCACGTTCGGGTTGCCCGTCGTGATGTCCCACGCCTCTGGGGCCCCGATATCCGCGCGTCGCTCCAAGAAGACGTTGCGGTCGCGAAGATACCATTGAAGGCCGAAGAGCGGATCGTTGGGCACGATTTGGGGACGGAGCACGATATCGGGTTCGGCGAATTCGATCGCCGTCGGATACCGGCGCATGAGCGTCTCCGCCAATCGCGGAGGATCAACGGGGTGGTCGAACTTGAGCAGCATCAGACGGTCTAAGCCAAAGCGTTCCAGAAGGAGTGCGGCCTCCGAGAGCGAGCGCGGCGCTCGTCGCGCCAGCACTTGACTCGCCCTCTGGCGATCGCGGGGGAGAGGGAGCGCGGGACTCAGGCGCACGATCTCGCGGAGCCCAGCCATCCTGACGAGGTCTCGAAAGATCCCTTCCGGCTGCTTCTCGGCGGCGACTGTAGCTTCGGACGGAAGCGGCACGCCCGGACGGAAGCCGACGATCAGGTGAGTGGGGACATATTGCGGTCGCTTCGATTGAGCAAAAGCCGACGGAATGGGTAAGTGAGCCGAACGCTTCATCGCGCCACCAGCGGCGGCCCACAGGATCAGGAGGAAGCTGAGCGCGATACGAAGGCGCCTCTGCGCAGCCTCAACAGTCTGAGGTCGGTCGCTCCCGCTCGCGCAGGACGACGCGCGAATGCGATGCCGAACCCGTCTCATCGCCTGGTCAGTGTAGCACCGGTCGAGAGCATCCACAAGCTCATCCCGGCGGATCGAGTCCCTCGCGATTTCAGACTTCACATCAACGCTGTGCGCTAACTGAGAAAAACGGATTCGCGTCGTGGAGGGAGTCAGGAGGGGTCTCGATCTATCGTAAGACTCGGCAATTTCGGGATTTAGTTCGAAAGTGGTGAATCTCCAAAGAGGTCATGCGCTGGATTCGACAAAACAAGCGCGTCGCGTCCAAAATCTCCTTGACATTGCGAGGGGCGAAACCTACAATACGGGCCAATGGAGTCAGGAGCATATGCGAGCGGCGAAAGGAGATGGAGGCGGCCTCGTTGGTCTTGGGCGATGGCGTGCTGGCGCATCCCACGAGCGTCTCCTATGGCGATGAGTGGAGCGCTGAAGGGCCCGTGCGAGCGGACAGGCCCATGCGACGCGCGAACGTTCTCGTGAAGGAGCGAATGGATGAGGAGTAGGGGCTGCGGACATCGAGTGGTGAGATGGGGAATCGGGTGCGCCGTGCTCGTCCTCATGGTTGGAGCGTGGACAAGCCGTGGGTCGGCGGAGATGGCCGATGAATCGGTGGCCGAGAGTCGCGGACCGCATCCTTTGGCATTGAAGGGAGAAAATCCCCCCGCGCGCGCAATCCTGGGTGAGGTGATCATCGTCGGGGATGGTCTTGTGCGGCTCAATGGCGTTCCGATCTTTTGGGGAAGCGCCGTCGTGGACGGGAGCGATATTGAGACGACATCGAGCATGGCCTTTGTGCGGTTGCGCGACAGCCGGGGAGTAATCTTCATCGGCCCGACCAGTCGAGTGCGGATCGCGCGCGAGCGCTCGCGCGTACGCGTGCGTGTGCTCTACGGTGAGGCGACGATCCGAAGTCAAGACGAGATCGAAGTCGAAGGGCCGGATCGTTCCCTTCGCTTGAGTCCGCGACATGGTCAAGGGACATCGAAGGGAGCAGCGATTTATTCGCTCTTCGTGCGCGAGGAGAGGCTGTTCGTTCGCCCGGTGGATGAGCGCTCTCGGTCCAGTGAGACGCTTCGTGCCATCGCGCCAGAAATGGTCGCGGGGCTCGCTATGTTGCCGCTTTTACAGCGGGACGAGCGCGCGCGCGTGGGATATTCGCCGGGACCGATGCTTGTGCCGGACGTGACCGAGCGCCCCCCACTGGTGATTCAGTGTCGGGCAGAGAAGCTGTTTGGTTATGGGCTTCGGGTCGTCGGGCGAGTCGCCTTGGGCACGACGCCGATTGGAGGAGCACCTGTGATCGTCCGCGTGCTGTTTCGGAATCGGCTTCCTAGCCTGACAGTGATGAATGTCGTCACAGGGGCTGATGGACCTTTCCTCGGCCACTACCAGGCCCTCTTTGCGGCGACGCCCGCTGATCTGGCGGCTGGAGGCGTCGTCGAAGTCGTGACGCAAGTCGGGCGGGAGATCGCCACTAACCGGTGTGGGTTTTGAACGCGAGCCGGGGCGTCCCGGCACGGCGTGAAGCAAAGGGAGAGGGGGTTATGGGGATTTTGAACCTCGCGATTATTTTCGGACTTTGTGGGAGCGTTCTGGTGGAGGGAACGCAGGCGCCGAGCGCGCGCCCACCAGCTCCTGCTGTCCAAGAAGGGCAGCAAGGGGCGCCGCCGATGCTCTCGTGGCCCGATGAGGAGGAGGAATATGTCATTGGCCCCGAAGACGTGTTGGAGATTCGCGTCTTCGAGCAACCGGATCTGAGCGGCGAGGTGCGCGTCTCCCTCAAAGGATACATTCGCATCCTCCCCTTTCCGGAGCCGATCAAAGCCGCGGGATATACGGAGCATCAACTGGCCGAGATCATTCGCGAGAAGCTCATGGCCTTATTCAAGAATCCCCAGGTGGTCGTTCGCGTGAAAGAGTCGCGCAGCCGATTTGTGGCTGTGATCGGCGCGGTCCGCAAGCCGGATCGGTATGAGGTCGTGCGCGGCATGCGCCTGCTGAATCTCTTAGCGGCGGCCGGAGGGGTGACTGAAAATGCGGGCAATATGGTGCACATCATCCGCACGGGGAAGCGGCCCGTGCGATCGGCAGAAGCGGAGCGCCCTTCGAGCGAGAATGAAGTGGAACCGCAATTGGAGATCGTGGACCTCCGACAGCTACTGAGCGGACAGTGGGACTTGGTCAACACGCGCGTCTATCCGGGAGACATCGTGAGCGTGCCCGAGGCCGATCAGATCTTCGTGACGGGGAACGTCGTCAGCCCCAACGCCTTTCGGATTCGCGGCGATATGACGCTCACCAAGGCGATCGCGCTCGCTGGCGGTCTGCGTCCGCATTCTCAGAAGAACAAGGTGACAATCCTGCGACACGTGCCGGGACGAGGCGAGCGGGTGGAGATCGTTGTGGACTTAGATAAGGTGGAGCGCGACCAGGTGAAGGACGTGCCGCTTGAGCCCAACGACATCGTCTTCGTGCCTTCCTCCTCGATGCGCAACGTGGGGATGGCGATGTTGAACGCGTTCAGCTTGGGAGCGGCTTCGCAGCTGATCTGGCTCTTACGATGAAGTGGGGAGGAGATTCGTATGGCTGAGTCCAACGAGAAGCCTTCTCTTCCAGCGACGCCCCCGGAGCGGTCGTCGCTGCAGGCTCCCGGGGCAGCGTCAGGGCCTGTGATGAAGTTCTATCCGGCGAGCGTCTTTCGCGAGGAGGAGGGAAGGGAGCGCGATGTCCATTTGCTCGACTATTGGCGGGTGATCAAAAAGCGGCGATGGATCGTGTTGAGCGTCCTGTTGGTGGTCGTCACCATCGTGACGATCCGCATGTATCAATTGCCGGTCATCTACGAGGCCACGGGGCGGATCATCATCAATCCGCAATTGCCCCTGCGGGTGACGCGGGAGAGGGAGACCAGCGCTGATCTCTCCTCCAACGACGCGCAGTATCTGGAGACGCAGCAGAACGTCTTGCGGAGTCGCGAGCTGGCGCGGCGCGTCATCGAGGCGCTCCATTTGGAGCGACATCCGGAGTTCGCCGACATCACGACGCGCGTCGCGGATCCGGATCGGCGGCGCGTGTTGCTCATTGATCGCTTCCTGGCGAATCTCAAGGTCGAACTCGTGCGCAATACGCGCGTGGTGGCCGTCACCTACAGCGCGCACGATCCGCAGTTGGCGGCGCGCGCCGTCAATGAGTTGTTCACCCAGTACGGCGAGTACATGCTCGAGGCGCGCTCGGATTCGACCCGCAAGGCGACCGAGTGGTTGCAGGAGCAATTGGCCCTTTTGCGCGATCGCGCCGAGAAGGCGCAAGAGGAGTTGGTTCGCTATAGCCGAGAGAACGAAATTGTGCAGCTCAGCGAGAATCAGACGATCACGGTCGAGCGATTGGCCGATTTGAATCGGCGCTTGATCGAGGCCGAGACCGATCGCATTCGGGCCGAGACGCTCTATCGGCTGAGTCGCGAAGGCGAAGTGGATGCCTTGCCTCCGGTATTGGCCGATCCGCAGATTCAGGCATTGAACGCTCGCTTGGCCGAGCTGCGGCAAGAGTTGGCGCAGCTCAATGTCGAATATCAACCGACGCATCCGCGCGTCGCTCGCGTGCGCGAGCAGATCGCCGAAGTCGAACGCCAACTCGTGCTAGCCAAGCGGCGTATTTTGGCCAACATTGAGGCCGAATACAAAGCGGCCGTGCGACGGGAGAGCGATCTTCGTGCGGCCTTAGAGCGGCAGCGGGCCGAGACGCTCCGTCAGAACGAGCGAGCCATCGAATTGAGCTTGCGCAAGCGCGAGGTGGAGGTGACGACGCAACTTTATGAGGGCTTGCTCGAGAAACTCAACGACGTGAAGTTGCTCTCGACGTTGACGACCACCAACGTTCAAATTCTCGATAAAGCCGAGATTCCCTTGCGCCCAGCGCGGCCCCGCAAGCTCTTCAACATCGGACTCAGCGTGCTCGTCGGACTCATCCTCGGCGTTGGCCTCGCCCTCTTCGTCGAGTATTTGGACAACACGGTCAAATCTGCCGAGGACGTGGATCGCCTGCTCGGCCTGCCGGTGCTCGGATTAGTGCCGGCGTTGGAGAGCTTGGAGCGGAAGCGATGGGCCACTTTGCCGCGCCTCCATCGAGCGAAGGAGGAGGAGCGCCCGGTCCTCATCAGTCAGCGGCAGCGGTCGAGCTTCGCCGAGGCCTTCCGCACATTGCGCACCTCGGTTTTGCTCTCGCATGCCGAACATCCGCCGCGCACGATCCTATTCACCTCAAGTAGTCCGGGCGAAGGGAAGACGACGACCGCCGTCAACACGGCGATCTCGCTCGCGCAAATGGGCGCGCGCGTCCTTCTCATCGATGGCGACTTGCGCAAGCCCGGGCTTCACAAAGCCCTGAACGTGAAGAATCATCCGGGGCTCTCGGCCTATCTGACGCGTCCGCTCGAGGTGGATGCCGTTATCCTTCATCAACCGGCGGAGAATCTCTTCGTGATCCCCGCCGGCGCGATCCCACCGAATCCCTCGGAACTCCTGGGATCGGCCAAGATGCGGGAGTTGCTCGCGCAGGTGAGCGAGCGCTACGACTTCATATTGGTGGATTCGCCCCCGGCTTCCACGCCCGATGCGCTCGTGCTCTCGGCGCTGGTGGATGGCGTCATCCTCATCATTCGCTGCGGAGAGACGCCGCGCGAGTTGGTGCATCGTGCGCATCAGGCACTCCTGGATGTGAACGCGCGCATTTTCGGCGTCGTTCTCAATCGCGTGGACGTGACTCAGGACGGATACTCGTACTACTACCGCTACTACTACGCGAGCGATCGCGAGGCGGAAGAGCGCGAGGAACGCGCGGGAACGCCTCCGACGATCGCCGACGACCGTTCGTCTTCGGAAGGCGCGTCGTGATTGATCTGCATTGCCATCTTCTGCCCGGCGTGGACGATGGGCCGAGGACGTGGGAAGAAGCCATCGCGCTCGGCGTTCGGCTTGCGGAAGAAGGGGTCACGCTCGCTGTGACCACGCCCCATGTCTTTTGGGGACGTTCTCCGAATCCCGCGCCGGAGCAGATTCAAGAGGGCGTCGCACAGTTGAACCGAGCGCTCCAGGGGCGCTTGCGCGTCCTCCCGGGCGCGGAGGTGCGGATCGTCCCCGAACTGAGGGCGTGGGCCGACCGCGTGATGCGTTCGGCGGTAGATGGAGATCGGGCGCTTCTTCTGAACGGCACATCGTATGTGCTCTTGGAATTTCCGTCCGAGGTCGTTCCTTCGGGCGCCGACCGGCTCTTCTTCGAGCTGCTGACGGCTGGGGTTCGACCGATCCTCGCGCATCCTGAGCGAAACGCCGCACTGCGGCATCGGCCCGAGCGATTGCGTCACTTCGTGGCGCAAGGATGCTACGTTCAAGTGGACGCCCCCTCTCTTCTCGGGGATTATGGACGCGAGGCGCAACGAGTCGCTCAGCGCTGGATCGAGGCGGGGTGGGCGCACGTCATCGCATCCGATGCGCATAGCCTTCGCACGCGCCCGCCCAAGTTGCGACGCGCTTGGGAG
The window above is part of the Blastocatellia bacterium genome. Proteins encoded here:
- a CDS encoding polysaccharide biosynthesis tyrosine autokinase, with the protein product MAESNEKPSLPATPPERSSLQAPGAASGPVMKFYPASVFREEEGRERDVHLLDYWRVIKKRRWIVLSVLLVVVTIVTIRMYQLPVIYEATGRIIINPQLPLRVTRERETSADLSSNDAQYLETQQNVLRSRELARRVIEALHLERHPEFADITTRVADPDRRRVLLIDRFLANLKVELVRNTRVVAVTYSAHDPQLAARAVNELFTQYGEYMLEARSDSTRKATEWLQEQLALLRDRAEKAQEELVRYSRENEIVQLSENQTITVERLADLNRRLIEAETDRIRAETLYRLSREGEVDALPPVLADPQIQALNARLAELRQELAQLNVEYQPTHPRVARVREQIAEVERQLVLAKRRILANIEAEYKAAVRRESDLRAALERQRAETLRQNERAIELSLRKREVEVTTQLYEGLLEKLNDVKLLSTLTTTNVQILDKAEIPLRPARPRKLFNIGLSVLVGLILGVGLALFVEYLDNTVKSAEDVDRLLGLPVLGLVPALESLERKRWATLPRLHRAKEEERPVLISQRQRSSFAEAFRTLRTSVLLSHAEHPPRTILFTSSSPGEGKTTTAVNTAISLAQMGARVLLIDGDLRKPGLHKALNVKNHPGLSAYLTRPLEVDAVILHQPAENLFVIPAGAIPPNPSELLGSAKMRELLAQVSERYDFILVDSPPASTPDALVLSALVDGVILIIRCGETPRELVHRAHQALLDVNARIFGVVLNRVDVTQDGYSYYYRYYYASDREAEEREERAGTPPTIADDRSSSEGAS